The uncultured Fusobacterium sp. DNA window CTGCAGAAACTACTAGAATAGCTCCGTCCATTTGTGCTGCTCCTGTAATCATGTTTTTTACATAGTCAGCGTGTCCTGGACAGTCAACGTGTGCATAGTGTCTTTTTTCTGTTTCGTACTCGATGTGAGCTGTGTTGATTGTTATTCCTCTTTCTTTTTCTTCTGGAGCTGCGTCGATGTTGTCAAAGTCAACTCTTTGAGCTAGTCCTAAGTCTGATAATACTTTAGAGATAGCTGCTGTTGTTGTTGTTTTTCCGTGGTCAACGTGTCCGATTGTTCCGATGTTAACGTGCGGTTTGCTTCTTTCGAATTTTTCTTTAGCCATTTAAATTCTCCTCCTGGGTTTTATTTATTAGTTTTGGTTGGTGCTAAGCACCAACCTTTATTTTTTTATTTATATAAACAAATCGGCTATTATTTTCCTCTTTGTTCTTGAATAGCTTTTTGGATTGAAGCTGGTACTTGAGTGTACTCAGAGAATTCCATTGAGTAGTTAGCTCTTCCTTGAGATTTAGATCTTAAGTCAGTTGCATATCCGAACATTTCTGATAAAGGTACTTTAGCAGTTATAATCTTAGCACCATTTCTATCGATCATTCCACCGATCATTCCTCTTCTTGAGTTTAAGTCTCCGATGATATCTCCCATGTACTCTTCTGGAGTAGTTACTTCTACTTTGAATACTGGTTCAAGGATAACTGGGTTAGATTTAGCTGCTGCTTGTTTAACAGCCATTGATCCTGCAACTTTGAATGCCATTTCTGACGAGTCAACTTCGTGGTATGATCCATCATATAGAGTTACTTTTACATCAACCATAGGGTATCCTGCAACAACTCCACTTTCAAGTGCTTCTCTACATCCTTTTTCAACTGCAGGAATATATTCTCTAGGGATAACTCCTCCAGTAATTTTGTTAATAAATTCGAAGTCTTTACCAGGGTTTGGTTCAAGGATAATTTTAACGTGTCCGTATTGTCCTCTTCCTCCTGATTGTTTAGCATATTTAACTTCTTGATCAGTAGTTCCTAAAATTGTTTCTCTGTAAGCAACTTGTGGTTTACCTACTGTAGATTCAACTTTAAATTCTCTCTTCATTCTATCTACGATAATTTCAAGGTGAAGTTCTCCCATTCCTGAAATTATTGTTTGTCCTGTTTCTTCATCAGTTTTAACTTTGAAAGTAGGGTCTTCCTCAGCTAATTTAGATAAAGCGATTCCCATTTTCTCTTGGTCAGCTTTAGTTTTTGGCTCAACTGCAACTGAAATAACTGGATCTGGGAATTCCATTTTTTCAAGAACGATTGGTGCATCTTCAGCACATAGAGTATCTCCAGTAGTAGTCTCTTTTAATCCTACTGCTGCAGCGATATCTCCACAGTAAACTGCGTCGATTTCTTCTCTTTTGTTAGCGTGCATTTGAAGAATTCTTCCCATTCTTTCTTTTTTACCTTTTGTAGAGTTTAGAACATAAGATCCTTTCTCTACTATTCCAGAGTATACTCTGAAGAATGTTAACTTTCCAACAAATGGGTCAGTCATAACTTTGAATGCTAAAGCTGCAAATGGAGCCTCGTCAGCCATTTCTCTATCGATTTCGATAGAAGGATCTTTCATATCAGTTCCTCTTACCATTGCAACGTCTGTTGGAGCTGGCATATAATCAACTATAGCGTCAAGTAAAGCTTGAACTCCTTTGTTTTTGAATGCAGTTCCACAAGTTACTGGAACGATTACGTTATCTATTGTAGCAACTCTTAAAGCAGCTCTGATTTCATCTTCAGTAATTTCTTCTCCACCAAAGAATTTTTCCATTAATTCATCGCTAGTTTCAACTATTGACTCTAACATGTGTTGTCTTAATTCTTCAGCTTGCTCTTTTAATTCTGCTCTGATTTCTCTTATTTCGAAGTTTTGTCCATTATCTGAATCAACTGGCCAAACTACTTCGTGCATTTTTATTAAGTCAACTACTCCTTCGAAGTTATCTTCTGCTCCGATTGGTAATTGAATAGGTACAGGGTTTGCTCCTAATTTTTCTTTAATATCATTTACACACATGCTGAAGTCAGCACCGATTCTGTCCATTTTATTAAAGAATGCAATTCTTGGTACTTTATATTTGTCAGCTTGTCTCCATACAGTTTCTGATTGAGGTTGTACCCCGTCAACTGCTGAGAATACTGCAACAGCACCATCTAGAACTCTTAGAGATCTTTCAACCTCTACTGTAAAGTCCACGTGTCCTGGTGTGTCTATTATATTTATTCTGTGTCCTCTCCAGAAACAAGTTGTAGCAGCTGAAGTAATTGTGATACCTCTTTCTTGCTCTTGTTCCATCCAGTCCATTGTAGCGGCTCCTTCGTGAACCTCTCCTAATTTGTGCTCTACTCCTGTATAGAATAGGATTCTTTCAGTAGTAGTAGTTTTTCCTGCGTCGATATGAGCCATGATTCCAACGTTTCTAGTCATATCTAATGAAACTTTCCTAGCCATTAAAAATTTCCTCCTCGAATTTTTTAAAACGAATTAATTGTCTATACAGAATAATTAGATTTTATAGTGTGCGAAAGCTCTGTTAGCTTCTGCCATTTTATATGTATCTTCTTTCTTCTTAATAGTAGCTCCCTCGTTATTAGCTGCTGCGATTAATTCTGCTGCTAATTTCTCGATCATACCATACTCTTTTCTTTGTCTTGTATAAAGAGTTAACCATCTGATAGCTAAAGTTTGTTGTCTATCTGCTTTAACTTCTACTGGTACTTGGTAAGTAGCTCCTCCGATTCTTCTTGATCTAACTTCGATTTGTGGTTTGATGTTTTCTAAAGCTTGTTTAAATACATCGTACCCCTCTTGACCAGTTTTTTCTTTTATTAAATCCATAGCTGAATAGAATATTCCTTCTGCTATTGCTTTTTTACCATCTAACATGATTGAGTTGATAACTTTAGTTACCACCTTATCAGAATATCTAGAATCAGGTAGTACATCTCTTTTTACTGCTGCTCTTCTTCTTGACATTTTTAACTGTTCACCTCCCTATAATTACGCTTTTTTAGCTCCATATTTAGATCTTGATTGTTTTCTCTTAGCAACTCCAGCTGTATCTAAAGCTCCTCTTATAACTTTATATCTAACCCCTGGTAAGTCTTTTGTTCTTCCTCCTCTTACAAGTACGATTGAGTGCTCTTGTAAGTTATGTCCTTCTCCAGGAATGTAACAAGTAACCTCGATTCCGTTAGTTAATTTTACTCTGGCAACCTTTCTTAAAGCTGAGTTAGGTTTCTTAGGTGTAGTAGTATAAACTCTTACACAAACTCCTCTTCTTTGTGGGTTTCCTTGTAATGCTGGTGATTTTTTCTTTTCTGATAGAGTGTCTCTACCATTTTTTACTAATTGACTTAAAGTAGGCATTTTACCCTCCTTCCTAATTTTTTATCTTATTATTTTAATTATTTATTATAACTTGAATATTATAATCGTTTATTTCCAAAAAGTCAATAAAAATATAGCTACATTTTACAAATCTTTCATATTATATCATACTTTTTAGAAAATATAAAGTACTTTTTTAGTTTTTTATAAATATAAAAAATGGAGTTTTTACAATTTTTGATATTTGTAAAAACTCCATAAATAACACTTAAATATTTTCTTTTAAATTTTTTAATTCCTCTTCTAAAGCTTCCCACTCTTCCATGATCGTCATTATTTCCATATCAAAATCCTCAAGTTCTTTTTGAATAGTAAGAAGTTTATCCAAATCATTTACTTTTCCAGCTTCATTGTATTCCTCTTCTTTTTTAGCTTTTTTCTCCTCAAGCTTAGCAATACTTTCTTCAGCTTTTACAATTTTCTTTTCTAATGATGATATTCTATTTTTATTTTTCTTTTGTTCTTCATAACTTAGTACAGCTTTATCTTTA harbors:
- the fusA gene encoding elongation factor G → MARKVSLDMTRNVGIMAHIDAGKTTTTERILFYTGVEHKLGEVHEGAATMDWMEQEQERGITITSAATTCFWRGHRINIIDTPGHVDFTVEVERSLRVLDGAVAVFSAVDGVQPQSETVWRQADKYKVPRIAFFNKMDRIGADFSMCVNDIKEKLGANPVPIQLPIGAEDNFEGVVDLIKMHEVVWPVDSDNGQNFEIREIRAELKEQAEELRQHMLESIVETSDELMEKFFGGEEITEDEIRAALRVATIDNVIVPVTCGTAFKNKGVQALLDAIVDYMPAPTDVAMVRGTDMKDPSIEIDREMADEAPFAALAFKVMTDPFVGKLTFFRVYSGIVEKGSYVLNSTKGKKERMGRILQMHANKREEIDAVYCGDIAAAVGLKETTTGDTLCAEDAPIVLEKMEFPDPVISVAVEPKTKADQEKMGIALSKLAEEDPTFKVKTDEETGQTIISGMGELHLEIIVDRMKREFKVESTVGKPQVAYRETILGTTDQEVKYAKQSGGRGQYGHVKIILEPNPGKDFEFINKITGGVIPREYIPAVEKGCREALESGVVAGYPMVDVKVTLYDGSYHEVDSSEMAFKVAGSMAVKQAAAKSNPVILEPVFKVEVTTPEEYMGDIIGDLNSRRGMIGGMIDRNGAKIITAKVPLSEMFGYATDLRSKSQGRANYSMEFSEYTQVPASIQKAIQEQRGK
- the rpsG gene encoding 30S ribosomal protein S7 produces the protein MSRRRAAVKRDVLPDSRYSDKVVTKVINSIMLDGKKAIAEGIFYSAMDLIKEKTGQEGYDVFKQALENIKPQIEVRSRRIGGATYQVPVEVKADRQQTLAIRWLTLYTRQRKEYGMIEKLAAELIAAANNEGATIKKKEDTYKMAEANRAFAHYKI
- the rpsL gene encoding 30S ribosomal protein S12 — protein: MPTLSQLVKNGRDTLSEKKKSPALQGNPQRRGVCVRVYTTTPKKPNSALRKVARVKLTNGIEVTCYIPGEGHNLQEHSIVLVRGGRTKDLPGVRYKVIRGALDTAGVAKRKQSRSKYGAKKA